In Bacteroidales bacterium, the following proteins share a genomic window:
- a CDS encoding amidohydrolase, whose protein sequence is MSLRDSIHQHSEQLLEEIIAIRRHLHQHPELSFQEVKTAGYICSLLDAWDIPYRKGIAGTGITAFIRGARPEKKLVALRADMDALPIEEKNTFSFASSNPGVMHACGHDAHMAALLGCARILKEMSGQFEGTVQLIFQPGEEKLPGGALRMMEEGLFSEREPDLIIAQHVDPELESGVLGFRPGAYMASTDELYFTITGKGGHAAMPHRITDPVLITAQIIVALQQIVSRKGNPAVPTVLSIGKVTAAGATNVIPDQVTMEGTFRTFDEPWRAGAHSLIRSVSEHTALAGGVSCECTILKGYPVLVNHPEYTASAMEAAVQYAGEKNVVPLDLRMTSEDFAWYSQKYPAVFYRFGTKTPGAPAQALHTAGFSIHEPALAQAMGAMAYITLYMLNQ, encoded by the coding sequence ATGTCGTTACGGGATTCTATTCATCAGCACAGCGAACAGCTTCTTGAGGAAATCATTGCCATCAGAAGGCATCTTCATCAGCATCCTGAATTGTCGTTTCAGGAGGTGAAAACGGCTGGTTATATCTGCTCCCTGCTGGATGCATGGGATATCCCCTACCGGAAAGGAATCGCAGGTACCGGAATTACTGCTTTTATAAGAGGTGCCCGGCCGGAGAAGAAACTTGTGGCCTTGCGGGCCGATATGGATGCACTGCCGATAGAGGAAAAAAACACTTTCTCTTTTGCATCCTCAAATCCAGGGGTGATGCATGCCTGCGGGCACGATGCCCATATGGCCGCCCTGCTCGGTTGTGCCCGTATACTGAAGGAAATGTCCGGCCAGTTTGAAGGGACCGTGCAGTTAATTTTCCAGCCGGGTGAGGAGAAACTTCCCGGGGGGGCATTGCGCATGATGGAAGAAGGGCTCTTCAGCGAACGGGAACCTGATCTGATTATCGCCCAGCACGTCGATCCGGAACTGGAAAGCGGTGTACTGGGTTTCCGCCCCGGTGCCTATATGGCATCAACCGACGAACTGTATTTTACCATAACCGGCAAAGGCGGCCATGCGGCCATGCCGCACAGAATAACTGATCCGGTGCTGATAACAGCACAGATTATTGTGGCACTCCAGCAGATCGTCAGCCGGAAAGGAAACCCTGCTGTACCCACCGTTCTTTCCATAGGAAAAGTCACTGCCGCGGGAGCTACCAATGTGATCCCTGATCAGGTGACAATGGAAGGTACGTTTCGCACCTTTGACGAGCCCTGGAGAGCCGGAGCCCACAGTCTCATCCGTTCAGTGAGTGAACATACCGCCCTGGCAGGAGGTGTTTCCTGCGAATGCACCATCCTTAAAGGCTATCCTGTGCTGGTCAACCATCCTGAATATACGGCATCGGCTATGGAAGCAGCTGTTCAGTATGCCGGTGAAAAAAACGTTGTGCCTCTTGACCTGAGGATGACATCCGAGGACTTTGCGTGGTACTCGCAGAAATACCCCGCTGTATTTTATCGTTTCGGTACCAAAACTCCCGGAGCGCCAGCCCAGGCGCTCCATACGGCAGGATTCTCCATTCATGAACCGGCCCTCGCACAAGCCATGGGAGCCATGGCCTATATTACTCTGTACATGCTGAATCAATAA
- a CDS encoding HEPN domain-containing protein: MDDRVKYWLELSDYDLETAIAMLNSRRYLYVGFLCHQTIEKIFKAYYTFLTSETAPFSHSLSYLAKKGDFYDEFSEDQKDFIDRIEPLNIEARYPSNKERLLKSLTYEKCLDIIEKTKALQQWIKAKL, translated from the coding sequence ATGGATGATAGAGTTAAATATTGGCTTGAACTCTCGGATTATGACCTTGAAACAGCTATTGCCATGCTCAATAGCAGGAGGTACTTATATGTCGGCTTCCTGTGTCATCAAACCATAGAAAAAATATTCAAAGCATACTATACTTTCCTTACATCAGAAACAGCGCCATTTTCGCACAGTTTATCCTATTTGGCAAAAAAAGGTGATTTTTATGATGAATTTTCCGAAGACCAGAAAGATTTTATCGACAGGATTGAGCCTTTGAATATTGAAGCAAGATATCCTTCAAATAAAGAAAGATTATTAAAAAGCCTTACTTACGAAAAATGTCTTGATATAATTGAAAAAACCAAAGCTCTGCAGCAATGGATAAAAGCGAAGCTATAA
- a CDS encoding sulfite exporter TauE/SafE family protein: protein MTQILLLLLIGLVAGIVSGTMGVGGAIIIVPALVLVMGMGQHEAQGTSLFILTPPVVLLAMLAYAKQGYVNYRFGLIVMVAFFIGGLLGAKLAISLPEQFLKRIFGILIILVGLRLVFGK, encoded by the coding sequence ATAACTCAGATTCTGCTTCTTCTGCTGATCGGTCTTGTGGCCGGAATTGTTTCAGGAACCATGGGGGTGGGAGGAGCCATCATTATTGTACCGGCGCTTGTGCTGGTTATGGGCATGGGCCAGCACGAAGCACAGGGGACCAGCCTTTTTATTCTCACCCCTCCGGTCGTTCTTCTGGCAATGCTTGCCTATGCAAAACAGGGTTACGTTAACTATCGCTTCGGACTGATTGTGATGGTTGCCTTTTTTATCGGCGGCCTTCTCGGAGCAAAACTGGCTATCAGTCTTCCGGAACAGTTCCTGAAAAGGATATTCGGTATTCTGATTATTCTGGTAGGCCTTCGTCTTGTCTTTGGAAAATAA
- a CDS encoding nucleotidyltransferase domain-containing protein, translating to MDKSEAIKKVKQYKLLLKQHFDLESVYLFGSYATETNREDSDIDVAVVVNHVSQDFFLVNPLLWKLRRQIDDRIEPVLIDKNNDKSGFLDEIKKNGIEIE from the coding sequence ATGGATAAAAGCGAAGCTATAAAAAAGGTCAAGCAATATAAATTATTACTTAAACAGCATTTTGACCTTGAATCAGTTTACCTGTTTGGGTCTTATGCAACTGAAACCAACAGGGAAGATAGCGATATAGACGTGGCGGTTGTTGTGAATCATGTTTCACAGGACTTTTTTCTTGTCAATCCATTGCTCTGGAAGTTAAGAAGACAAATTGATGACCGGATTGAACCTGTTTTAATTGATAAAAACAACGACAAGTCTGGTTTTTTGGATGAAATCAAAAAAAATGGGATTGAAATTGAATAA